The DNA region TAGTATCAGCCCTTCTTGGTGTCATCTACATCAGCGTTGGCCGTTTCTTCGGAATGATCAATCACTACAGAATGGATCACCCCGGAAGCCACCGGACAAAAGCAGTCCTTGCACAGCTTGGATGGAACTTTATCTTGTGGGGCATTCTGGTGCTTATCCTGAGTGTGGCTGACTTAAACGAATACTGCCAGTTCCCCTTTGCACTTCCCACATTTGTCGCGTACCCGACCATTGCTGGAATTATAGGTGCAATTCTGATCGTCGTTGGTTGTGTGTTCGTCGCTATCGAGAACCCACTTGACCTGATGGAAATCCCAACAAACACGCTTTCCCACATGCTGTCCTTCTGCCGTCTTGCTGCAGTCGGTCTTTCATCCGTGGCGATCGCAATGGTCGTTAACTTCATGGCTGTCGATTTATTCATCAGCCCTGCAATGGCCAACCTGGATGTTGTTGGTGTACTATTGATTATTGTGGGTGTCATAATTCTTATATTAGGTCACGCACTCAACGTCGCCCTTGGTATTCTTGGCGGTGCTCTGCACCCGATTCGTTTACACTATGTCGAATTCTTTACCAAATTCTACCAGGGCGGAGGAATCATATACAAGCCCTTTGGACTTAAAAGAAAATTCTCTGAGGAATAAAAAATGGCAATCGAATCTATGACAGTAGAAGCAGCAACAGCATTAGCATCCGGATACACCGCAATCGGCGCAGGTCTCGCAGTAGGTCTCGCTGGTGTCGGTACCGGTATTGGTGAAATGGGTATCGGAGCAGCCGCAGTCGGCGCAACCGCAGAAGACCGTGGAATGTTCGGTCTTGCATTACTCTTCACCGTTCTTCCGGAAACCGTCGTTATCTTCGGTCTCGTTATCGCACTGCTCTTGATCTTCGTCTAAGCGGAGCAGTCTGATATGGGACTTGAGGTAGTAGTAGACGAAATCAAAGCAAAGGGTGACCGAGAAGCTGCCGCTATCAAAGCAGCAGCAGAGGCACAGGCAAAAGAGATCGTCAACGAAGCAAACCTCCGTGCAAACGAGATCCGTCTCGCAGCCGAGAAAGACGCTGATACACAGGCCGACCGGATCATGATCCGTGAAGTCGCCAGCGCCAATCTGGTTGTGAAGCGTGATTTCTTAAACGCACAAAAGGAACTTCTTGACAAAGTCTACACCAGTGCAGCAGAGGAGATCGCTAACCTCCCGGCAGACGTACACGCAAAAGCCGTACGTGAACTCTTGAAAGAGTCTGCCAAGCAGATCAAAGCGGGTGTCGTTTTCACCAACGCACGCGACGAGAAGGCTGCAAAAGAGGCAATTAGCGGTTTAAAAACCCTGAGCGGATTTACGTTTGGAGGAATCACCGACATCGCCGGCGGTGTCGTTGTACAAAGTACCGATGGTCAGCTCACACTTGACTTCTCATACCAGACCTTTATGGGTGAAGTCTGGGAAACAAGTCTGAAAGATGCATCGGAGATATTGTTCGGATGAGGTAAACAATGACTGAGGTAATGAGCGGAACTGCTCCCTATATCTATGTTTCAACCCGCATGCGGGTCCGCAAAGCGAAGCTCATCCCGCGGGAAGAATATCTTCGCATGCTGAACATGGGTCTCACTGAGTTTACCAGACTCATTGAGGAGATGGAGTACAAACGCGAAATCGATGAACTTTCAGCATCCTTTAAAGGTGTCGACCTCATCGAAAACGCCATGTCCTGGAACCTTGCAAAGGAGTATCAGCGTGTGATCGCTCTGGCTCCTGGAGAGATGAAAGGATTTACCCGTGATTACCTGCATAAGTGGGATATCCAGAACATTCTGAGTATCCTGCGAGGTAAAGAACTCGGATTTTCCGACGGGAAGATCCGTGCAGTACTTGTCCCGGCCGGTGCACTCGATGCATCGACGCTGGACCGGCTTGTCGCCGAGTCATCGGTTGAACGTATCGTTGAACAGCTGCCCGTAAAGCAGATGTCGGCGATTCTCAGCGAAGGACTCAGCGAGGCAATCGAGACCCATTCGTTTGGGAAGATCGAGAACGAGCTGTATAAGTACTATTATGCAACGCTGATCAAAGCAGCACGTGGCGGTATGAAGGGCGGACGTCCGTTCCTGAAATATGTCATGTTCGAAATCGACATCAAAAACATCACCAGTGTTTTCAGAATGCGTGCACAGGGCGGCGACAACGCAGCCCAGCAGAACATCTGGATCCCCGGCGGTTCATTCAAACCTGAAGAGCTCGAAAGACTCAGCAGTGTTGAAAGCACCGATGAAGTGGTCGATTCGCTGAAAAAGAAGATCAAAGTCACCGTGCTCCTTGATGCACTTGAATCTCTGCGTGAGAA from Methanocorpusculum labreanum Z includes:
- a CDS encoding V-type ATP synthase subunit E family protein — its product is MGLEVVVDEIKAKGDREAAAIKAAAEAQAKEIVNEANLRANEIRLAAEKDADTQADRIMIREVASANLVVKRDFLNAQKELLDKVYTSAAEEIANLPADVHAKAVRELLKESAKQIKAGVVFTNARDEKAAKEAISGLKTLSGFTFGGITDIAGGVVVQSTDGQLTLDFSYQTFMGEVWETSLKDASEILFG
- a CDS encoding V-type ATP synthase subunit C, with amino-acid sequence MTEVMSGTAPYIYVSTRMRVRKAKLIPREEYLRMLNMGLTEFTRLIEEMEYKREIDELSASFKGVDLIENAMSWNLAKEYQRVIALAPGEMKGFTRDYLHKWDIQNILSILRGKELGFSDGKIRAVLVPAGALDASTLDRLVAESSVERIVEQLPVKQMSAILSEGLSEAIETHSFGKIENELYKYYYATLIKAARGGMKGGRPFLKYVMFEIDIKNITSVFRMRAQGGDNAAQQNIWIPGGSFKPEELERLSSVESTDEVVDSLKKKIKVTVLLDALESLREKKPIYSIESTLIAAQLNQMDKVSKRNPFSISPLLVYLERKKYEVSNLRAIARGKEAGLDAETLEKYLVM